A window of Lacibacter sediminis contains these coding sequences:
- a CDS encoding alpha-2-macroglobulin family protein — protein sequence MFLKRISLVNLFILLFSMSLFAQNKFNYTAAWKKAEDLIEKKGLTESALKEVKLIYDAAKKEKNNGQLLKALLFRLSLQQMKEEDTDIKTIREVEKEISTATEPLKSVLTNYAAEAYWQYLQNNRWKFYQRTNTTAFVKDDVSTWTIDDLHKKISSLYLSSLQNKKILQQTKLDAFDPVISKGNVRHLRPTLYDLLTHRAIDYFQNDERSITKPADAFEIDLASAYDPAADFVTRKFKTSDSLSLTYKALLLYQELIAFHLADKKADALMDVDLLRFQFVHRYATLENKKELYRMSLNHLLHQYNHQPIVSQAAYLLARDYADFAATYDFKKHKVNDEQNPRYYYQKAAELCKKVIAQIQLTEGKANCSNLLHEIESKQLSITSEKVNVPGKPFRSLLQYRNTVKAWFRIVKIDPKKFEEMGQNRWEDSYWKDLTALKPTVSFSYSLPATDDYQKHSTEIKVNALPVGTYLLLASADEKFSLAKNVLAVQFFHVSNIAWMHHDNNFFVVNRESGQPLQKANITLWEQSYNYDQRKNVSVKAGNYTSDANGYFLVNKPTGNNAYNRTLEVSYQNDHLYLDDRAYSYVYNEQKEAVDETKSRRTFFFTDRSIYRPGQLLYFKGIVTTKDAATDKPKVVAGLKTKIYLYDANYQKVDSVEVISNEYGSYSGKFTLPVGRISGQYQLQESVTNGIVSFSVEEYKRPKFFVEYQPIKQSFRVNDKINLTGNAKAYAGNNVDGAKVKYRVVRQPRLLYPWLSWKWGWPVMQEQEIAHGEATTKADGSFDISFTTIPDKQVRKELEPVFDYKVIADVTDLNGETRTGETTISVGYSSLQLQISLPKGELQTINQFNSLNISTKNMMDEFVKSMVTVRMYKLNAPDRLIRDRYWEQPDQFIMNEKEYRADFPYDEYNNETDKENWERGEKVYERKDSVKVSGEWSVVSGQWSPGWYLIEAVTTDKDGKEVKNQTYVQLTDDSGKLSSPEYVWKLPLAVTAEPGTIATIGFGSSADSVHLIQINEINEKDKLNYHLLNRNKKELTIPVTEEQRGGFGYAYSFVKHNRFYSFTRYVSVPWTNKELKITYETFRDKTLPGSEEQWKIKISGYKGDKVAAELLASMYDASLDQFKPHQWNKPDLFPVNYLRNNWRGGGFTMINSEEKVWELNQDNSFSKEYDQLNSIANNDIMYKSGRIRRYLVVADQQMVAAAAPGEAKVMKRKERDEKHFEADSIKFNFQTKKGQTKNSNEISPIRTNFSETAFFFSDLKTDAEGNISFSFTIPESLTKWKAQLLAHTKDLSLGLSEQSIITQKDLMVQPFAPRFLREGDRFEFTAKITNLTDKEMTGISNLELLNTSTMQPVDGWFQNTFPVQHFTVGANQSTVVKFRTEVPYNFNEALTYRITAKAANRSDGEEATLPVLTNRMLVTESLPLNMRGDGTKTFNFTKLLNAEQSESLTHHRFTIEFSSNPVWYAVQALPYLMEYPYECAEQTWNRFYANALASHITQKLPRIQQVMQQWKLKDTAALMSNLQKNEELKAALLAETPWVLQAKNEEQQKKNIALLFDMVRMNTQLSKNLSQLQQMQSPNGGFVWFKGGPDDRYITQYIISGIGHLQKLNAVPKEQQVALNAIVAKAISYLDKKLKEDYDQLLKYKTPLKNNNISYTQIQYLYMRSFFPSVAQTKGTETAFSYYNTQARTFWVNQSLYMQGMIALAMHRSKDANTATAIVKSLKENALFSEEMGMYWREFNAGYYWYQAPVAAQALMIEVFNDVTADKKAVNDLKTWLLKQKQTQNWKTTIATAEACYALLLQGGEWIAAEPVVEIKAGDQLFSTSTEKTEAGTGYFKRSIDGNFVKPAFGNINVTVSKSNGQPGWGAAYWQYFENLDKITSAETPLKLQKKYFVERNTANGPVLTPVNEGDELKVGDKIKVRIELRVDRSMEYVHMKDMRPSCMEPVNVLSQYKWQGGLGYYESTKDASTNFFFSWLNKGTYVFEYSMFITHAGNYSSGITTIQCMYAPEFTSHSEGVRVKVSE from the coding sequence ATGTTTTTGAAACGTATTTCTCTTGTTAACCTTTTTATCCTTTTGTTCAGCATGTCGCTTTTTGCACAAAACAAATTCAACTATACCGCAGCATGGAAAAAAGCAGAAGATCTTATTGAAAAGAAAGGTCTTACTGAATCGGCATTAAAAGAAGTAAAGCTCATTTATGATGCGGCGAAAAAAGAAAAGAATAACGGACAGTTATTAAAAGCTCTGCTGTTTCGTTTAAGTCTGCAGCAAATGAAGGAAGAGGATACCGATATCAAAACGATAAGAGAAGTTGAGAAAGAAATAAGTACAGCTACGGAACCATTGAAATCTGTACTAACCAATTATGCTGCCGAAGCATACTGGCAATATTTACAAAACAACCGATGGAAGTTTTACCAACGCACCAACACAACTGCTTTTGTTAAAGACGACGTAAGCACATGGACGATTGATGACCTTCATAAAAAGATCAGCAGCTTATATCTTTCATCACTACAAAATAAAAAAATACTTCAGCAAACAAAGCTTGATGCATTTGATCCTGTGATCAGTAAAGGCAACGTTCGCCATCTCCGCCCTACCCTTTATGATCTGCTCACGCATAGAGCCATTGACTACTTTCAAAACGATGAACGCAGCATTACAAAACCGGCTGATGCATTTGAAATAGATCTAGCTTCGGCTTATGATCCTGCTGCCGATTTTGTGACAAGGAAATTTAAAACAAGCGATTCTCTTTCGCTTACCTATAAAGCATTATTACTTTACCAGGAATTGATCGCTTTTCACCTTGCTGATAAAAAAGCAGATGCCTTAATGGATGTTGATCTGTTGCGTTTTCAGTTTGTTCATCGTTATGCTACACTGGAGAACAAAAAAGAGTTGTACCGGATGTCGTTGAATCATCTGCTCCATCAGTATAATCATCAGCCAATTGTTTCGCAGGCTGCTTATTTGCTGGCAAGAGATTATGCTGATTTTGCAGCTACTTATGATTTCAAAAAGCACAAAGTAAATGATGAACAGAATCCACGTTATTATTATCAGAAAGCAGCTGAGCTATGTAAAAAAGTAATTGCACAAATACAGTTAACAGAAGGCAAGGCAAATTGCAGCAACCTCTTACATGAAATTGAAAGCAAACAACTTTCCATCACATCTGAAAAAGTAAATGTTCCCGGCAAACCTTTCCGTTCCTTGCTTCAATACCGTAACACGGTAAAGGCATGGTTCAGAATTGTGAAGATCGATCCAAAGAAATTTGAAGAGATGGGGCAGAACCGTTGGGAAGATAGTTACTGGAAAGATCTTACAGCATTAAAACCAACCGTAAGTTTTTCATATTCACTTCCTGCAACAGATGATTACCAGAAGCACAGCACCGAAATAAAAGTAAATGCATTACCTGTCGGCACCTATCTTCTGCTTGCAAGTGCCGATGAAAAATTCAGTCTTGCAAAAAATGTATTGGCTGTTCAGTTCTTTCATGTGAGCAATATTGCATGGATGCATCATGATAATAATTTTTTTGTGGTGAACCGTGAAAGCGGCCAGCCCTTGCAAAAAGCAAACATTACATTGTGGGAACAGTCGTACAATTATGATCAACGGAAAAATGTTTCGGTAAAAGCCGGTAACTATACCAGTGATGCGAATGGTTATTTTCTTGTAAACAAACCGACAGGTAACAATGCCTATAATCGTACACTCGAAGTAAGTTATCAAAATGATCACCTGTATTTGGACGACCGTGCTTACAGCTATGTGTACAATGAACAAAAAGAAGCGGTTGATGAAACAAAAAGCCGTCGTACATTTTTCTTTACAGATCGTTCAATTTATCGTCCCGGACAGCTACTATATTTCAAAGGCATTGTTACAACAAAAGATGCAGCAACAGACAAGCCGAAGGTAGTTGCCGGTCTTAAAACAAAAATTTATCTCTACGATGCGAATTATCAAAAAGTGGATTCAGTTGAAGTGATCAGTAATGAATATGGTTCTTACAGCGGAAAGTTTACTTTACCAGTAGGAAGGATCAGCGGACAATACCAATTACAAGAATCGGTAACAAATGGCATTGTCTCTTTTTCTGTTGAAGAATACAAGCGTCCGAAATTTTTTGTAGAGTATCAGCCCATCAAACAAAGTTTTCGTGTAAATGATAAGATCAATCTTACAGGTAATGCAAAAGCTTATGCAGGCAATAACGTTGATGGTGCAAAAGTGAAATACCGTGTGGTTCGTCAACCACGGTTGCTTTATCCATGGCTCAGTTGGAAATGGGGATGGCCGGTAATGCAGGAACAGGAAATTGCACATGGCGAAGCAACAACGAAAGCTGATGGAAGCTTCGATATTTCGTTTACTACTATTCCCGATAAACAGGTGCGTAAAGAACTGGAGCCTGTGTTCGATTATAAAGTGATCGCTGATGTAACTGATCTGAATGGCGAAACAAGAACCGGTGAAACAACAATAAGTGTTGGTTATAGTTCCCTGCAATTGCAAATCAGTTTGCCTAAAGGTGAATTGCAAACAATCAATCAATTCAACAGCCTCAACATCAGTACAAAAAATATGATGGATGAGTTTGTGAAGAGCATGGTAACAGTGCGTATGTACAAACTGAATGCGCCTGACCGATTAATACGTGATCGTTATTGGGAACAGCCCGATCAATTCATCATGAATGAAAAAGAGTACCGTGCAGATTTCCCTTACGATGAATACAACAATGAAACAGATAAAGAGAATTGGGAACGTGGCGAGAAAGTGTATGAAAGAAAAGACAGTGTGAAAGTGAGTGGTGAATGGTCAGTGGTCAGTGGTCAATGGTCACCTGGATGGTATTTGATTGAAGCTGTAACAACAGATAAAGATGGCAAGGAAGTGAAGAATCAAACTTATGTGCAATTGACGGATGACAGTGGTAAACTTTCATCGCCTGAGTATGTTTGGAAATTACCTTTGGCTGTTACGGCAGAGCCGGGCACAATTGCTACGATTGGTTTTGGTTCCAGTGCTGACAGTGTGCATCTTATCCAGATCAACGAAATAAATGAAAAAGACAAACTCAACTATCATCTATTGAACAGGAACAAGAAAGAATTAACAATTCCCGTAACGGAAGAACAACGTGGTGGCTTTGGGTATGCTTATTCATTTGTAAAACACAACCGCTTTTACAGTTTCACCAGGTATGTAAGCGTGCCATGGACCAACAAAGAATTAAAGATCACGTATGAAACTTTCCGTGATAAAACATTGCCTGGCAGCGAAGAACAATGGAAGATCAAGATCAGCGGCTATAAAGGTGATAAAGTAGCAGCAGAATTATTGGCAAGTATGTACGATGCATCACTTGATCAGTTTAAACCACATCAATGGAACAAACCTGATTTGTTTCCGGTGAATTATTTACGGAATAATTGGAGAGGTGGCGGATTTACAATGATTAATTCGGAAGAGAAAGTATGGGAACTAAATCAAGACAATTCCTTTTCGAAAGAATATGATCAACTCAATTCAATTGCCAACAACGATATCATGTATAAGAGTGGCAGGATTCGGAGATATCTCGTTGTTGCAGACCAGCAAATGGTTGCTGCGGCAGCACCGGGTGAGGCAAAAGTTATGAAGCGTAAAGAGAGAGACGAAAAACATTTTGAGGCCGATTCGATTAAATTCAACTTCCAAACTAAAAAAGGACAAACTAAAAATTCAAACGAAATATCTCCAATTCGCACCAACTTTTCCGAAACAGCTTTCTTCTTCTCAGATCTGAAAACAGATGCAGAAGGAAATATCTCTTTCAGTTTTACCATACCTGAATCTTTAACTAAATGGAAGGCACAGTTGCTCGCACATACGAAAGATCTGTCGCTTGGTTTAAGTGAACAAAGCATCATCACCCAAAAAGATCTGATGGTGCAGCCATTTGCTCCACGGTTCTTACGTGAAGGTGATCGTTTTGAATTCACCGCCAAGATCACGAACCTCACCGATAAAGAAATGACAGGTATCAGTAATCTTGAATTACTGAACACCTCTACCATGCAACCTGTTGATGGCTGGTTCCAGAATACATTCCCCGTGCAACATTTTACAGTAGGTGCAAACCAGAGTACAGTGGTGAAGTTCCGCACCGAAGTGCCGTACAACTTTAATGAAGCACTCACCTACCGTATCACGGCAAAAGCAGCTAATAGAAGTGATGGCGAAGAAGCAACACTACCTGTGTTAACTAATCGTATGCTGGTAACAGAATCGTTACCCTTGAACATGCGAGGTGATGGTACAAAGACTTTCAACTTTACGAAACTGCTGAACGCAGAACAATCAGAAAGTTTAACACATCATCGCTTTACGATCGAGTTCAGCAGTAATCCTGTTTGGTATGCAGTGCAGGCATTGCCATACCTCATGGAATATCCGTACGAATGTGCGGAGCAGACATGGAATCGTTTTTATGCGAATGCACTGGCATCACACATCACACAAAAACTACCCCGCATTCAGCAGGTGATGCAGCAATGGAAATTAAAAGACACAGCTGCACTTATGAGCAACCTGCAAAAGAATGAAGAATTGAAAGCAGCACTGCTGGCTGAAACGCCATGGGTATTGCAGGCAAAGAATGAAGAGCAACAAAAGAAAAACATTGCTTTGCTGTTTGATATGGTGCGAATGAATACGCAACTCAGCAAGAATCTTTCACAACTGCAACAAATGCAATCGCCCAATGGTGGATTTGTCTGGTTCAAAGGCGGACCAGATGATCGATACATCACACAATACATCATCAGCGGTATTGGTCATTTGCAAAAATTAAATGCCGTGCCAAAAGAACAGCAGGTTGCATTGAATGCAATTGTAGCAAAAGCCATTTCTTATCTCGATAAAAAATTAAAAGAAGACTATGATCAATTGTTGAAATACAAAACACCGTTGAAGAACAACAATATCAGTTACACACAGATCCAGTATTTGTATATGCGTAGCTTCTTCCCTTCTGTTGCACAAACAAAAGGAACAGAAACAGCGTTCAGCTATTACAATACACAGGCACGTACGTTTTGGGTAAATCAAAGCCTTTACATGCAGGGTATGATTGCTTTGGCGATGCATCGCAGTAAAGATGCAAACACTGCAACTGCCATTGTAAAATCGTTAAAAGAAAACGCACTCTTCAGCGAAGAGATGGGTATGTACTGGAGAGAATTCAATGCAGGATACTACTGGTACCAGGCGCCGGTGGCAGCACAGGCTTTAATGATAGAAGTGTTTAACGATGTAACTGCTGATAAAAAAGCAGTAAACGATCTGAAGACATGGTTGCTGAAACAAAAGCAAACGCAGAACTGGAAAACAACCATCGCCACTGCTGAAGCTTGTTATGCATTGTTGCTGCAAGGTGGTGAATGGATTGCTGCTGAACCGGTTGTTGAAATAAAAGCCGGTGATCAGTTGTTCAGTACATCAACCGAAAAAACAGAAGCAGGCACAGGCTATTTCAAACGGAGCATCGATGGTAATTTTGTAAAACCGGCATTTGGAAATATTAATGTGACTGTCAGCAAATCAAACGGGCAACCAGGTTGGGGTGCTGCTTACTGGCAGTATTTTGAAAACCTCGACAAGATCACTTCGGCAGAAACACCGTTGAAATTGCAGAAGAAATATTTTGTTGAACGCAACACAGCTAATGGTCCGGTTCTTACTCCGGTGAATGAAGGCGATGAACTGAAAGTGGGTGACAAAATAAAAGTCCGCATCGAATTGCGTGTTGATCGCAGTATGGAATACGTGCATATGAAAGATATGCGTCCAAGCTGTATGGAACCGGTGAATGTGCTGAGTCAATATAAATGGCAAGGTGGACTTGGATATTATGAAAGTACCAAAGATGCCAGCACGAACTTTTTCTTCAGCTGGTTAAACAAAGGCACATACGTTTTTGAGTATTCAATGTTTATTACACATGCCGGCAACTACAGCAGTGGTATTACAACTATTCAATGTATGTATGCACCTGAGTTCACGAGCCATAGCGAAGGAGTGAGGGTGAAGGTGAGCGAATAA
- a CDS encoding DUF4476 domain-containing protein translates to MKKIFTLITMLFLTVATFAAWDDARLSITSMSNTPVRIMIDGRQVQQGNREIRINNLSPGIHRIQIYSTNYNNNRRKGLFGGNNNRDELIYNNSVNIRRGMHTDIVINRFGKVFIDEERIENRNDDNWNDNDRNNGGWGNDNNNNGGWGNDNRDYNNRDNNYGTVMSYERFQQLKQSVERENADKNKMDLLRSTLPYNRVNAQQVRELAELISFEQTRLELAKFAYRYTIDRGNYFVVNDVFNFGSSKTELTRYISTYRD, encoded by the coding sequence ATGAAGAAAATTTTTACCCTGATTACAATGCTCTTTTTAACAGTAGCAACATTTGCTGCCTGGGATGATGCCCGGTTAAGTATTACCAGTATGAGTAATACGCCTGTACGTATCATGATCGATGGCCGGCAGGTGCAACAAGGCAACAGAGAAATTCGCATCAACAATCTCAGCCCAGGTATTCATCGTATCCAGATCTACAGTACGAACTATAACAACAACAGGCGAAAAGGCTTGTTCGGTGGTAACAACAACCGTGATGAGCTGATCTATAACAACAGTGTGAATATCCGCAGAGGTATGCATACTGATATTGTGATCAATCGTTTTGGTAAAGTATTCATCGATGAAGAACGTATCGAAAACCGTAATGATGATAACTGGAACGATAATGACCGTAACAACGGTGGCTGGGGCAACGATAACAACAATAATGGCGGTTGGGGAAATGATAACCGTGATTACAACAACCGTGACAACAATTACGGTACAGTGATGAGTTACGAAAGGTTTCAACAACTCAAGCAATCAGTTGAACGTGAAAACGCCGATAAAAATAAAATGGACCTGTTACGTTCAACCCTGCCTTACAACCGTGTAAACGCACAACAGGTAAGAGAACTTGCTGAACTCATCTCGTTTGAACAGACAAGACTGGAACTGGCAAAATTTGCCTACCGTTATACAATCGACAGAGGCAACTATTTTGTAGTGAATGACGTCTTTAACTTCGGAAGCAGCAAGACCGAGCTTACAAGGTATATTTCAACTTATAGAGATTAA
- a CDS encoding class I SAM-dependent methyltransferase → MSDVQQAYNSWAQQYDSNENKTRDLEAKSLRETLAPLSFEHCLEIGCGTGKNTVWLMQKAATVTAADLSEEMLAKAKEKITSPNVMFVQADITQPWDFATKQFDLVGFSLVLEHIELLQPVMEKAAAALKSGGYLYISELHPFKQYNGSKARFETETGIQVVTCFNHHITDFTDAANANGLSLVTLAEYFDDDNRNTIPRLLTLLFVKK, encoded by the coding sequence ATGAGCGATGTACAACAAGCCTATAACAGCTGGGCGCAACAATACGACAGCAACGAAAACAAAACACGTGACCTTGAAGCGAAATCATTGCGGGAGACATTAGCACCTCTCTCATTTGAGCACTGTTTAGAAATTGGTTGCGGCACAGGAAAGAATACAGTGTGGCTGATGCAGAAAGCAGCAACCGTTACTGCAGCTGATCTTAGTGAAGAAATGTTGGCGAAAGCAAAAGAAAAGATCACATCACCCAATGTCATGTTTGTGCAGGCAGATATTACACAACCATGGGATTTTGCAACGAAACAATTCGATCTTGTTGGATTCAGTTTGGTATTGGAGCATATTGAATTACTGCAACCCGTTATGGAAAAAGCAGCAGCAGCGCTAAAGTCCGGCGGTTATTTATACATCAGCGAATTGCATCCCTTCAAACAATACAATGGAAGTAAAGCAAGATTTGAAACAGAGACAGGCATACAGGTAGTAACCTGTTTCAATCATCACATCACAGATTTTACGGATGCAGCAAATGCAAATGGTTTGTCACTTGTAACCCTTGCTGAATACTTTGATGATGACAACCGAAACACTATTCCCCGATTACTCACTTTGCTATTCGTGAAGAAATAA
- a CDS encoding pentapeptide repeat-containing protein, which translates to MERAYEEDKQFEGIDYTVKKLLVGEYENCRFINCNFAEGNLSKITFIDCVFDNCNLSAANINGTAFQEISFSNCKLMGLRFEDCNQFLFTVSFTGCLLNLSTFYKMKLKNTRFTNCSMQDVDFTETDLTSAEFDNCNLLQAVFDNTILEKADLRTAINFSIDPERNKLKKTKFSSSALSGLLHKYDLVIE; encoded by the coding sequence ATGGAAAGAGCTTACGAAGAAGACAAACAGTTTGAAGGCATTGATTATACAGTCAAAAAATTACTCGTCGGCGAATACGAAAATTGCAGATTCATCAACTGCAATTTTGCTGAAGGCAATCTTTCAAAGATCACGTTCATTGATTGTGTGTTTGATAACTGTAACCTGAGTGCAGCCAATATCAATGGCACAGCGTTTCAGGAAATTAGTTTCAGTAATTGCAAACTGATGGGGCTGCGGTTCGAAGACTGTAATCAATTCTTATTTACCGTAAGCTTTACCGGTTGTCTGTTGAATCTGTCAACGTTCTATAAGATGAAACTAAAAAACACCCGTTTCACAAATTGCAGTATGCAGGATGTAGATTTTACCGAGACTGATCTTACGTCTGCAGAGTTCGACAATTGCAACCTGTTGCAGGCGGTATTTGATAATACCATTCTTGAAAAAGCAGATCTTCGCACAGCCATCAACTTTTCGATTGATCCTGAACGAAACAAATTAAAGAAAACGAAATTTTCTTCTTCAGCTTTAAGCGGGCTCTTGCACAAATATGACCTGGTAATCGAATAA
- the sucD gene encoding succinate--CoA ligase subunit alpha produces MSILVNKNSKVIVQGFTGTEGTFHATQMIEYGTNLVGGVTPGKGGTTHLDRPVFNTVEEAVQKAGANVSIIFVPPAFAADAIMEAANAGIELVVCITEGIPVQDMVKAKNYLVGTNTRLIGPNCPGVITAGECKVGIMPGFVFIPGRIGIVSKSGTLTYEAADQVAKAGLGVSTAVGIGGDPIIGTTTKEALELFMNDDNTDAVVMIGEIGGGMEAEAARWYKENAKKPVVGFIAGQTAPPGRRMGHAGAIIGGAEDTAAAKMQIMTECGIHVVASPADIGKTMAEVLKKK; encoded by the coding sequence ATGAGCATCCTCGTTAATAAAAATTCCAAAGTCATTGTTCAGGGTTTTACCGGAACAGAAGGTACTTTCCATGCAACGCAAATGATCGAATACGGTACTAATCTCGTTGGTGGTGTTACACCGGGTAAAGGTGGCACAACGCATCTCGATCGTCCTGTGTTTAACACAGTGGAAGAAGCTGTACAAAAAGCAGGTGCTAACGTAAGTATCATTTTTGTGCCGCCGGCTTTTGCTGCTGATGCTATTATGGAAGCTGCGAATGCAGGTATTGAACTGGTGGTGTGTATCACAGAAGGCATTCCGGTGCAGGATATGGTGAAAGCAAAGAATTATTTAGTTGGAACAAATACACGATTGATCGGACCTAACTGTCCGGGTGTTATCACTGCGGGTGAATGTAAAGTGGGCATCATGCCGGGCTTTGTATTTATTCCCGGTCGTATTGGTATTGTATCAAAAAGCGGAACGCTTACTTATGAAGCAGCTGATCAGGTAGCGAAAGCTGGCTTGGGTGTTAGCACAGCTGTTGGTATTGGTGGCGATCCAATCATTGGCACAACTACCAAAGAAGCACTGGAATTATTTATGAACGATGACAACACGGATGCAGTAGTAATGATTGGTGAAATTGGTGGTGGCATGGAAGCGGAAGCTGCACGTTGGTATAAAGAGAATGCAAAGAAACCTGTGGTTGGTTTTATTGCCGGACAAACAGCGCCTCCCGGCCGTCGTATGGGGCATGCGGGTGCCATCATTGGCGGTGCCGAAGATACTGCTGCTGCAAAAATGCAGATCATGACTGAGTGTGGTATTCATGTGGTAGCAAGCCCAGCTGATATTGGTAAAACAATGGCTGAGGTGTTGAAGAAGAAGTAA
- a CDS encoding DUF4198 domain-containing protein codes for MRLKYKLTYLLILLLILPALAHEFWLEPQQYIFSRTDEINIRFRVGESFTSDNWKGSREKINELKLYYADIVDDLSDAISDEEGDSLQFSIHEEGTAVVTFNNTNSFIELEAEKFNAYLSEDGLQSAIDYRKQHNETDSPGCELYQRSVKTIVQVGALKTAVFKKQTTLPVDIIPLSHPYQLKNGDSLTVKIFFKNEPLVNSKIRVWHKLMGRVVDTSFMSNEKGEISFTVSTTGEWMVSCVQMIRLTDDPKAQWQSYWGSLTWGYTGKNKSTIMAR; via the coding sequence ATGAGGTTAAAATACAAGCTTACTTATTTACTTATTTTACTTCTTATACTTCCCGCACTTGCACACGAATTTTGGCTGGAACCCCAACAGTATATTTTCTCCCGCACCGATGAGATCAATATCCGATTCAGAGTAGGTGAATCATTTACCAGTGACAACTGGAAAGGCAGTCGTGAAAAAATTAATGAACTGAAATTATATTACGCCGACATAGTCGATGATCTGAGTGATGCCATCAGCGATGAGGAAGGAGATTCACTGCAATTTTCCATACACGAAGAAGGAACAGCAGTAGTTACCTTCAACAATACCAATTCATTTATTGAACTGGAAGCAGAAAAATTCAATGCCTATTTATCAGAAGATGGCTTACAATCAGCTATTGATTATCGTAAGCAACATAATGAAACAGATTCTCCCGGTTGTGAGTTATACCAGCGTTCTGTAAAAACTATTGTGCAGGTAGGTGCTTTAAAAACGGCCGTGTTTAAAAAGCAAACAACATTACCGGTTGATATTATTCCCCTCTCCCACCCGTACCAATTAAAAAATGGTGATTCACTTACAGTAAAAATTTTCTTCAAAAATGAACCGTTGGTGAATAGCAAAATTCGTGTATGGCATAAACTGATGGGCCGTGTTGTTGACACTTCGTTTATGAGTAATGAAAAAGGTGAGATCAGTTTCACTGTTAGTACAACGGGTGAATGGATGGTGAGTTGTGTACAGATGATTCGTCTTACTGATGATCCAAAAGCGCAATGGCAGAGCTATTGGGGTAGTTTAACCTGGGGTTATACGGGAAAGAATAAGAGTACGATCATGGCAAGATAA
- a CDS encoding ABC transporter ATP-binding protein, whose product MIEIKNIHKGFDGRTVIDNVSASLETGKCNLIIGASGSGKTVLMKCLVGLFEPDSGEVLYDGESITSMNEEGRKMLRQQIGMLFQGSALFDSMTVEQNVRFPLDMFTKLNLKQKHDKVNEVLARVNLTGANDKFPAEISGGMKKRVGIARAIVLNPKFLFCDEPNSGLDPKTSLVIDKLIKEITIEYGMTTVVNTHDMNSVMEIGDKIIFMHQGHKEWEGTNKDIIFSKNEELNQFIFASDFLQDAKDMRMLEAKGKISDDRDMDKLMK is encoded by the coding sequence ATGATTGAGATCAAGAACATACATAAAGGTTTTGATGGCCGCACGGTGATCGATAATGTATCTGCTTCTTTGGAAACAGGTAAATGCAATCTTATTATCGGTGCGAGTGGCAGTGGTAAAACGGTATTGATGAAATGCCTGGTTGGTTTGTTTGAACCTGATAGCGGCGAAGTATTGTACGATGGTGAAAGTATCACCAGTATGAATGAGGAAGGAAGAAAAATGCTGCGTCAGCAGATAGGTATGCTTTTCCAGGGTTCGGCATTGTTTGATTCGATGACGGTGGAACAGAATGTTCGTTTCCCGTTGGACATGTTTACCAAACTCAACCTCAAACAAAAACACGATAAAGTAAATGAAGTGCTGGCAAGAGTAAACCTTACCGGTGCCAACGATAAATTCCCGGCTGAGATCAGTGGCGGTATGAAAAAACGTGTGGGTATTGCACGTGCCATTGTATTGAATCCGAAATTTTTGTTTTGTGATGAACCGAACTCAGGTCTTGATCCAAAAACTTCATTAGTGATTGATAAGTTGATTAAAGAGATCACAATCGAATACGGTATGACCACTGTGGTGAATACACACGACATGAACAGTGTAATGGAAATTGGTGATAAGATCATTTTCATGCACCAGGGACATAAAGAATGGGAAGGCACAAACAAAGACATCATCTTCAGCAAGAATGAAGAACTCAATCAATTCATTTTTGCATCCGACTTTTTGCAGGATGCTAAAGACATGCGTATGCTGGAAGCAAAAGGAAAGATCAGTGACGACCGGGATATGGATAAGCTGATGAAGTAA